The Diceros bicornis minor isolate mBicDic1 chromosome 28, mDicBic1.mat.cur, whole genome shotgun sequence genomic sequence GCAAAGTCCTTGGAATCAGACCACAGACCAGGGAGGTGACACGGGGTGGAGGAATTTCCTTCCCACCCTGAGTCGTTTCCTCCCTGGCCCCAGATTTCCCTCCCACTGGGTACAGGGTGGTGGTCACTCTCATGGAAACCTCTGAGTTGGTCATTTCCTGGGCCGAGTGCAGCCAGGGGCCAGACTCCCTGACCTGGTGGGGAATGGGGTAGGCTCTTGGGAAAGAAACACGCAGGCAGATTAAATGGCCAGAAGCCCAGCCAGCTGTGGGTCTGGGGAGGGGCCCTAGGACTCAGCCTGCCCTCAAATCAACAGTTTATGGGTTTGTGGCAGGGAGAGGAGCCCCAATCCCCACCCTCAGACATGTGACCACACTTGAGATAGGCTTCCAGAAAACACGTTTACCCGTACACTCCAGAGGTGGCCCTGGCAGTCACAGTACAAAGACTCCTTCGCCTAACAAACTCCAAGCTCTAGGTTGCCCTGAGCGGACAACCAGCCCAGGAAGTGTGGCACCAAAGGCGGGTGGCGGCGGGGAGGGGTATGGAGAGGGAGGACTAGGGCTGGTGCAAGGTCGAAGGTCATGATGCTGGTGAGTCGCGGGCCATCAGCCCCAGGGGCAAAGGCCACTGGACAGACCCAGAAGTGGGATGAACCCCAAAATGAAGATTCAATTACTGagggagagggggtggggaggagggtatAAAGGTCGTCAAGGCCTCCCTCTTCTCCCCGCTAAGTCCGGAGGCCTGCGATGGCTCCAAGTGTCCCCAGGGTTGGGCAGGAAGGGACACAGGTCCACCTGGCATGTGGCAGGATCCATAAATTAAATGTTTTTGGTGGAGTGTGGATGGAACGGAGGCCCCATGAAGGCACTGTGGCCGGCTGGGTGGTGGGGCTACTGGGTCCTCCAGGACGGGTGGGCGAACACGATGGGCCTCTGCTTGGCCCAGCGGGAGAACACGGCCTTCTCAGTGATGAAGCGGTGGGCGCTGCGGGGGGCCCGCTCGTGTGCCAGGTACATCTGACACTCGTCCAGCCGACCCTTCTCGAAGTAGTGGTAAGGCACCGACGGGTGGCTCTCCTCCCTGCGAAGGGGAACAGGGACAGGCGTGGGGCACCAGAACTTGCCCGCCTCCCGCCAGACCCTGCCCCCCTCATCAGGTACGACGGGCCCACGGAGCCCGTGCCTGGTCCCAGCGTAAGCCAGGACAGACGGGAGGAGCAGGGCAGGCTGCAGATCCCAAAGGCCAGGCTTTGAGCCCTGATTCCGCCTCTGGCAAGCCGGTTGACTCTAGGCCAGAGATGGACCCCATGAGCCTCTaacccatctgcaaaatggggttgGTGAGATCCACCTTCTAGGCTGAGTCCTTAGGTCAAAAAAGATGAAGACCGCACAGCACCTTGCTGGTGGTGGGCTCACAGTGAGGGATCCTCATTCCCCGTGGTACAGGGCTGCCAGCCCTGCATGCCCACCTACTCATTGGCACTGTGCACGCTGGAGGCCTGGCCAGGTGCCACGGCAGAGGGCACACTGGTTCCTGCCATCTCACTCATGTGCTCAACAAACAGCTTccaaaaagaacagaggatgaaGATGTGGGACCCTTTCTGAACTTGTTACAATactattgaaatataataatatcaaaAGGAAATGTAATACATCACTGACACATATATCAGCCCCAGTGTTGTGGTAACCACTTGGGAGATTATTCTAAATGTTTCCACAACCTTCTGAGGAaggtatgttattttctttacaCACGAGGACATGGAGGCCCTGGGAGGCGGTGTGACCTGTCCAGGACCACACTGGCAGAGCGGAGGCTGAATCCTTTCTCACTGGGCACTGGGCTCGAGGGGTGTCTGTGCCCCAGCCACCCACCAGGAAGCCCACACACCCTGCGCCCCACAGCTCCTAGATCCCCTggtgggaggcctgggcagggagCCCACAGTCCTCCCGGCCTCCCCAGGTCCCCTCCTGCCCAGGGCCGGGCTGGCCTGACCTGCAGTAGCTGTCGCTGACCATCCCGTAGACCACGATCTCCTCGCAGAGCTCCAGGGCAAGGATCATGGTGAACCAGCCAGTGCTGAGAAAGGAGCCTGACTGTCTCCTGGCAGGGAGGGGAAACGCAGTCAGCTGGGCCGCTGCCCCCACTCAACCTGGAGCAAGGGGCTGTGCGGTAGCCTCAGCCTCAGCTCTCTCAAGGCAGAGCACTGGTTACCCTCCCAGCCGAGGGGCCCTCACCTGGACCCCTAGAGAGGGGGCCctgagggagggtggggagcGGACAGAGCCAGCCCACGGTCAGCTGTGGGCAAGAGGTGGGGCTGGATGCAAACCCAGGTCTGTTCAACACCCTACCACCCACGCAGGGCTTGAGCAAACCCCCCGGGTGATGGCATGGGGCCCTGGCCACATCTCTGGATCTAAGGGACCTAGCTTGGGGAGACAGTGGTTGAAAGTGGGGAAGAGAGTTATCTGGAGTCCAGTGGTCTTTGATTCGAACCCTGAATCTGCTCTGGGGTATCAGGTTTGCTcatgaacctctctgagcctcagtgacccatctgtgaaatggggataattgtAGGTGGTTATGGGGAAGGAACACTGTCAGCCCAGCACCCCCATGCCCCACACCCAACCTGGAGCAAGGGACTGTGTGGCCACCCCAGGCCTCAACGCTCTCAAAGCACTAGCACTGGTTACTCTCCCAGCTGAGGGCCAGTCACCTCCACCTCTATACAGGGGTTATGGggtggttcattcattcaaaccgagcccctcccaggccctgtgctggccaGGAACCCACCACACCCAGAAACACCAGTTCTTAAGGAAGGGCACAGCTGAGaacacaggaaacaaaaggaaCGGGATAAAGACTGTCAGGGGGGAGGTGCTCCTTCAGatggggtggtcagggagggaTTCTCTGAGGTGACATTCTATCCAGACCTCAACGGCAAGAAGGAGTCAGTCATGGGGCGATTTGGGGGCAGAAAACTCCAGGTGGAAGGAATGCCATGTGTGAAGGCCTGCAGGTGAGAACCAGTGTGGATGACTGAGGAAGCCCCGACAGCCAGTGTGGCTGCAGGAGGGTGAGTGAAGGGAGGCTAGGTcacagaggcaggcaggggccagatcatacAAGGCTTGCAGGCCAGGtaaggggaggaggtgggagtcTGGACTTTATTCTCCACGTGAAGTGAAGCTGCTGGAGGGTTGAGGGCAGGCAACTGATGGGATGAATTCACTGGGGCGACTGGTGCTCAgactgtgggggggtgagggTGGCAGTGAGGGGTGGCACAAGGGTGGCGGAGGATGGTGGCTTCGGTCAAGGTGGCACCCGTGGGCAGAGAAGAAGATTCAAGAGCCCATAATATGTGGTAGGTAATGGAACGAGGGGAGTTGGGGGCAAAGCCCAAGTGCTTGGCTGGGAAAACTGGAGGCTGGCGGCTGTGTTTCTGgagctggggaggtggggggggagCCGGCGTGcggaggcggaggaggaggaggcgggcaGGAGTTGGAGTGCTCTCTTGGGTGTGGGATGAGATCTTGAATGCAGAGTGCTTAACCCAGTGCCTGGTGCATGAAGAGGGCTGTTAGTACTATAACTGTGACCTTTATTACCTGGAAGGGATGTCAGAGACCAGTTCAGATCTCAAAGCACCCCCTCCAGAGGGAAGAGCTCCCTGACACGGCCCCACGCTGGGCAGTGCTCCCCATCCTGTGCTCCCAAGGCCGAATGCCCCTCACCACCATTTGGGACACCTGATCTATGTGACGATCTGATGAAGGACAGGCCCTCTGATTCCTGCCCCCCAGTGGAGGGCAGGACCAGTCTGCTTCCATCACTGCTGACCACCAGCGCCTGATGAGGCAGACCAGCAATGGATAAGAAGCTCCTCGAGAAGGCAGCCCCAGGCTCACCGGTTCTTGCCCGTCTCGTCCTGGAAGACCTGGTCGCAGTACGCCATCATGCGCTCGGTGAAGGTGAACACCTGCAGGCCCGGGTACATCCGGGTGAGCTGCAGCAGCATGCGGTAGGTGCGGCCACCCAGCGCCCGGTCCATGTGCTTGCCCTGGCCCCACACCACGTAGAGCGTGTCGCGGGCCTGCTGGAAGTAGTGTGAGTAGTTGCGCAGCAGCAGTGGCACGCTTGTGTGCGAGATCACGCGCAGGGTGCTGCGCCGGCCCACGTCCGCCTCAAAGCCCACAGTGGGCGCCTGGTTCATGCGCAGCACGCACTCAGCACCATCGATCTCAGAGCCCAGGCCCGAGCCCAGCATCTGGCCGGAGCTGGACACCACGGCACAGCTGCGGCACGGTTCTCGGACTAGCGGCTGCAGGGGGAGGGAAATAGGGAGAGAAAGGCATGGGCACACAGCTTCCAGCCCCTGCTCCTCCACCCAGTACCACCTACTGACCCCTCATGACCCCTATATCAGCTCCAAGTACTTTATcaacccattttgcagataaggaaactaaggttcgGCAGGTGGAGTGACTTTCCCAAGCTTATACGgagagcaagtggcagagctaagaTTCTGTGTTCAGAGCCCCATGCTTCCTCATCAGCCATATCCGTGGCCCTTGTCCCTGTTGCTGAGGCCCTTACAAAGCACTTACAGCAGCACCTGGCAAAGACCAGGTGTCATAAATGTGTTCGTTAAGTAAACATGAACCTCAGCTCTTCAGAAtcactccctcctctgcctcAGCCCCACTCACGTTGTAAGTGGAGGTTGTGCCCAATCTACAAGTAAAAGCAGAGTCTTTAGTGCCCAGGACAGGGCTGGGAACCTCTGGTCCTGAGCCTGAATCCTGGCGCTGccccttcctagctgtgtggccttaggcaggtcactttgcctctctgagcctcaattccctcatctgtacaatggggatgaAAACAGTATCTACTTGAccaggttgtgaggattcaattaAAAATGCCAGGAGAGTGATGGGCACAGACCTAGGGCACAGTGAGGGCCCAACTCCCATCTCCTTGTCCCCCAAGAGACGGAAGCTCAGCCAATAAGCCTGTAAATCTTCACTGGGAGTCAGGGGCCAAGGCTCCCAGAAAAGGACTTGCTCCCCACCCCATGCCTCTGAGCCCTCCTGGGGGAGGCCTGTAAAGGATGTGGGAACATTAATTCCAATCAATAAAAGACACACTGTCGTACCCCACTCAGGGACATTTTTATCTGACATAATCTTGATTTAAGGACTCGTAGGCTCATTTTCCACACCCCAGCAATGAAAAACAAGACTTCCTTATTCTGCCCTCAGTTTGAGCCTCTCCTGACACCTGGAGTCTGTTCAGATCCGAGGTCGCCGCTGGCCCCAGGAGGTGTTCTGCTTGTCCCGCACAaggtctttaaaatatttaatgaatcccTAGTTTATTAAATCAGTCCTTTTGACATTGAAAACTTGGATCTCCcacttttcttaaaaagaaaacagaggatcTGGCCACCCTGGGCCCATGTCCCCTGAGTGTCTGAAATGAACACTGGCCACCAGCACGGAAGACGGAATAGGATCCACCCTGCCCACCCCGCCCTTTGTCCCACCTGGCCAAACCTGGGGCCCTCAAGCTTGCTGCACTCCCCCCAACAACAGTTGTTTCTGCATCCTGATCAAATATTTATACAGCACCTGATCTGAACACTGTCCGTGAATCATCTAGCTGGACAGAGGCAGAAACTGCATTGATCgtcttttacaaatgaggaggcAAGTGACTCAGAGGAATGAAGACTTGAAATAGGTCTTCTCCAAGCCAGGGGCGCTGAGTGCACCTCCCTCTGACCAACACGCAGAAAGCCATCCAACTCAGAactgggagctttctgcctgggTATCAACGCGGGAAGCCTTTGAGAAACCTGCCACGTGCGGCCCCTGAAATCAGGGTGATGGGTGGAAAGTGCTCTGAAGTGCACCTGGCAGAGCAAGCATGGGGAAGTGGGCGCCGTGGGGCAGGGGCCACAGCTGCCTCGTCACCCCTGGGCTCCCATGTCCCTGTGTCCCCATGAGAGAGAGCGCTCTGGGCTTGACATGACTTTTATCTGTGTCATCTTTATTCCCAGAAGTGATCAGCACAAGGCAGGACATGCCCAACACACCAAATacacacttgttgaatgaatgcattgtGTGTGTAGACAGTTAAATCTAAAGATGCACAGAATGCACCTATCCTCACCATGTGAtggtgtctgtctcccccactggacTGGGAGCTCCAGGTGGCCAGCTACCCTGTCTCACCTTTTTTATCCCCTGCACCCAGTTGAGATCAGCCAGGCAATATCTGTTGAATATTTCCTCTTAGAACttggggctcagagaggacaAGTGACTGGTCaacatcacacagctggtgagcagAGTAGCCAAGCCGGGGGTCCAGGCTGGGCTGGCATGAGCCCAGTTCTTACTACCTGTCACAGAGGTGGGGGGGGCAGGCTGGCAGTCTTGGCTGGACCTGCCCTTGACATGTTGCTCAGAAGACTCACCTTCCCATCTGGCACGCTGCTATAGCCACTGAAGTGCAGGGGCCCTGGCATGGTGGGCCTGAAGTTGGTAGAGAGGTGGGGGTCCAGGCAGGAGGCCAGGCAGAACGGCAGGCAGGCCCAGCAGCACAGAAGGATGTAGACGGCGGAGAAGCCCAAGGAGCACAGGATGACGAGCAGGAGCCGGCCCTGGGGGAGACAGCGgtcatggggtgggggtgggggtgctccTAGAGGCTTCGCAGCGGGGGCTGCACCCCAGCCTCATGGGCTCAGGGCATGGGAggccctggagataaggaaacCAATTTGGAGCCAAGTGTGTAGCTCAAGGCCACCTGATAAGAGAGCAGTATGGTGGGGCCTCACGTTCTTAACCAGAAGCCTAGGTGCACTGTGCAGCCTTGGGTAGGACtctccacctctctgggcctgtctGCTCCTGCAGATAACGCCCGCAGTGTGAGCTTACTGTGAGGACAGTGGTCAAAGTGCTCTGTATACTGTAAAGAGCTGTGCACATGAAGACAGGAGAGTGACCCATCAGAAGGGCAACCAGCCCCCTTCAGACCCTGGACTACTGACGCTGCCAGTATGCCCATCCCCCGTCCCCTCCCCCTGCTGACTCAGTGGCCATCCTCCTAGCTAACGATCACGACCTGGGTCAGCAGTTTGGGTGAGTAAAGAGGACGGTAGGAGGGGATGTGAGGGAAACATCATTCAAGAACTGGTTTCAATAATTGAAATCTGCTGCCCAGAGGCTCCCACCTCCAGAAACCAAGTGCCAAAGGCCATTGCAACCAGGAAGCCCTCCTGACCCACTGGCCTGGGCCCAACCTGTGGCTGACTCTGCTGGTAGACCTAGTGAACGCCCCCACCAAGCCTTCAAGGAGGGGCTGCCTGCTGGGGAACACAACCCAGGGCTGCTATCGTGTGCTGGACCTGGTTACCACCTGTGTCTCTCTGCCCAAGGCACAGGTCCCTGGTGCCCCTCAGAACCACCTAGCAGCTGGCTGAGGCTCTTTGAAAACGAGAAATGCGAAAGCAGCCCCCCCATCCCTCCCAGGCATATCCTGCCAGAGGCCCACACTTTTCTGCCCACAAGTGTATCAGCttctaaaaataaatctctgtgtgGCCAGCTGTGcgggggaggggttctgccccTGAGGCCTCAGGCTCTGCCTGGCATCTGCTCCCCTGCCCACAGGGACCCAGAGACCTTGATTCAGGCAGTTGTGGTTGACTCTCTCCAACATCCAGGGCTCTCCCACAACCACAGGGCTCCTGAATAAAGTCAAGAGCAGTTGACTGAACTTGCACACCATATCCCACACCCAGGTAGGCGCCTCACCTGGGGGACCTTGGGGATGCTCACAGGAGGTAgcactattatctccattttacaagggGAGGGGCAAGGCACTGAAACCAGAGAGGGAAGGCCACTTGCCTGGGGCCACACAGTCTGCCAGATGAGGGCTGGACTTTGAGGCCAGTATGCCCTTCTCGTCAGCTCAGGAGCAGTGGGGGCAGAAGTGACAGTCAGTTGTGGGGTGGAAGAGGCTACTGAGACTGCTGTGCCCGAAGCCACCTCTAAATCCCCAGCGAGCCTTCCTCCTTCCGCTACTTACCGGAGCCTTCATGCTGTCGCTGCTCCTCGGCAGCCAGGGGGCTGCTGTCTCCAGGGCTCGGGCTGAGAAGGGGCGGGAGCCGGGAACCTGCCAAGACCCAGAAActcagagctgggtcccaggcctCCGAGGAAACTgctcagggaaactgaggcaggggagggTACAAGCCGGGGTCAAGGCAGATGGCTTCTGGGAATCAAACGCCTTCAAGTCCCCAAACATCGGGCAGCACTATCCCCATCCTAAAGGAGCTGGAACGGTGACCTCTGGGAAATCTCCCACCAATCCAACCCCCATTGCgcagagggggaaggagaggcagggaggagagcCCTCGGCTCAAGGTCACCCATCGAGTCTGGGTCGGACAGAACCAGGAGCGCTGACTCCCACCGCACCCCTCCTACCTACTGCCCGCGGGACGAATGGAGAGGCCTGGGGCGGGAGAGGACCGGGGATTTCCACCCCTCTCCCAGATTTCACCGCCCCCTCCCCGGACGCTAACCGGGCGGACAGGTTGGGGCGCGCCGGCTGCTCTCGATTCGTTGCTCGGAGCTCCATTGCCCGCGGGACGGGCGGGCCGGACTGGAAGCCGGTGCCCCGGGGCGGAGGCGGCGCGGCCGCCGCGGCTTCTGGAGGCGGGAAGTCGAACGTGCGCGGCCTGCGGCGGGGGCGGGGTCTGCCGGGACGGGGAGGGGACCGGCGCGCCCGGGGCGGGCCTGCGCGGCGGGGGAGGGACG encodes the following:
- the ST6GALNAC4 gene encoding alpha-N-acetyl-neuraminyl-2,3-beta-galactosyl-1,3-N-acetyl-galactosaminide alpha-2,6-sialyltransferase — translated: MKAPGRLLLVILCSLGFSAVYILLCCWACLPFCLASCLDPHLSTNFRPTMPGPLHFSGYSSVPDGKPLVREPCRSCAVVSSSGQMLGSGLGSEIDGAECVLRMNQAPTVGFEADVGRRSTLRVISHTSVPLLLRNYSHYFQQARDTLYVVWGQGKHMDRALGGRTYRMLLQLTRMYPGLQVFTFTERMMAYCDQVFQDETGKNRRQSGSFLSTGWFTMILALELCEEIVVYGMVSDSYCREESHPSVPYHYFEKGRLDECQMYLAHERAPRSAHRFITEKAVFSRWAKQRPIVFAHPSWRTQ